A region from the Trachemys scripta elegans isolate TJP31775 chromosome 22, CAS_Tse_1.0, whole genome shotgun sequence genome encodes:
- the LSM4 gene encoding U6 snRNA-associated Sm-like protein LSm4 — MLPLSLLKTAQNHPMLVELKNGETYNGHLVSCDNWMNINLREVICTSRDGDKFWRMPECYIRGSTIKYLRIPDEIIDMVKEEVVSKGRGRGGMQQQKQQKGRGGGGAGRGVFGGRGRGIPGSGRGQQEKKPGRQSAKQ, encoded by the exons atg CTTCCTTTATCCCTGTTGAAGACTGCACAGAACCACCCTATG TTGGTGGAATTGAAAAATGGTGAAACGTACAACGGTCACCTAGTGAGTTGCGATAACTGGATGAACATCAACCTTAGAGAAGTCATCTGCACATCAAGG GATGGAGACAAATTCTGGAGAATGCCAGAGTGTTACATTCGCGGCAGCACAATTAAATATTTGCGTATCCCCGATGAAATCATTGACATGGTGAAGGAGGAGGTGGTGTCAAAGGGCAGAGGTCGTGGtggcatgcagcagcagaaacaacagAAAGGCCGAGGAGGTGGAGGTGCCGGGCGAG GAGTGTTTGGTGGTCGTGGCCGAGGGATACCAGGGAGTGGAAGAGGGCAGCAGGAAAAGAAGCCAGGCAGACAATCTGCAAAACAATGA